The genomic stretch GTTCACTGCTCAAGCCAAAAAACGTTACGTCTTCGGCGGCGGCCCCGCCGGTGGAACATTTCAGACTGTTGCCAACGGCATTCAGGTTTACGGTCCTATTAAGAGTAATCCCAACTTTTCGGTCAAGGCCCAGTCTTCCGGTGGTTCCGTTGAGAACCTGCGTACCACCAACGCTGGACGCGTGGCGTTTTCCACTGTCTACGCCGGTGAGGTTTTCCTTGGTCGCAACGGCAAGATGAAGAACGACCCGCGCAAGTATGAAAACGTACTGGTCGTCGGTTATTTGTACGGTGCTCCGGCCCAGCTCGTTGTTCGTGAAGGTTCCGGTATTACATCCGCCAAGGACCTGGCCGGCAAGAAAGTCGGTGTCGGCAATGCCGGTTCCGGTGCGTTTGCCAACTGTGAGCGCTTTTTCACCCACCTGGGCATCTGGGATAAGATCGAACGAAACGCCATGGGCTACAACGACGCTGCTCAGGCCTTCGGTAACGAACAGCTCGACGCCTTCTGGCTGCTGACCGCCTTCCCGTCCGGTGCGGTTATAATGGCTGCCCAGACCAACGATATCAATCTCATCGACCTCGGCAAGGATGCCGCTGATTCCGGGTACTTCGAAGAATACCCCTACTTCGGCAAGCTGACCATTCCCGCCGGTACCTACCGTGGCGTCGACAAGGACACCCCGTCCTTCTTTGACTCCGCGCTGCTGGTTGCCAATGCCAAGGTCAATCCCGACCACGTATACGAACTCATGTCTGCCGTCTGGTCCGAAGAAGGCCTGAAGCACATGGTCGGCCAGAAGAAGACCTTCAAGGCCATGTCCGTTGCTGACGGTCTCAAGGGCGTCAATCCTGCTGCCACTCCGTTGCACCCCGGTGCGATCAAGTTCTGGAAGGAAAAAGGCGTTCTCAAGTAGCCTGCCATCCTGATGCATCATAGCGGGCGGTCCGGTTTGCCGGGCCGCCCGACGACAAAGGGGGCAGGCCGGAAACCGTTCGGTCCGGCCTGCCAGTCAATCCTTCCTCGCGACTCGCTTCGTGCAAGAGAGAGTTTCCTGTAGTGGAACGTACTCGGCGGCGGTGCCGGGTGCCGGAGTCCCAGGGTCGCAAGCATCGCCCGGAATGGGCAGACTGAGTGCGAGATGTATGAAAAATTAAGTAAACTAGAGCAATTCCTTTTCGACTTCCTGTCGGTGGGCATGGTCCTGTTCTATTCATGGTCCGCCGTCTTTGAACCTGCAGCAACCCAGTACCATCGCGGGGTGTACGTGATCGTCACGTATTTTCTCGTCTTCATGATTTACCAATCCAAGGGCATATTCCGCATCATCGATTATCTGCTGATGGCAGCGTCGGTGGTGACGGTCGGCTATTGGATAATGAATTTTGAGGCCATCAACTATCGGACCGGGATCGAAACCGAAGTGGATCAGTGGATGGCCATGGTCGGAGTGCTCATCGGTGTCGAGCTGGCTCGACGCGTTGTCGGCAACGTGTTTGTCATCATCGGCGTCGCCATGCTTCTCTTTGGCATGTATGGCGAGCAGATGCCCGAACTCGTCGCCCATGCCGGGGCTACGTTCCCCGAGTTGTGCACGTCCATCTTCTATCGGTCGGACGGTGTCTTCGGTATCATGGCGAACGTGCTTGCCACCTACATCATCCTGTTCGTGCTCTTTGGCGCGTTTCTGGAACGATGCGGTGCGCAGCGGTTCTTCATCGATTTCCCGCTGGCAGCGGTGGGCCACAAGATCGGTGGCCCGGCCAAGGTGTCGGTCATCGCATCGGGTTTGTTCGGTTCCATCTCCGGCTCGGCCATCGCCAATACGGTTTCAACCGGTGCATTCACCATCCCGATGATGAAGAAGGCCGGATTCAAACCGCATGTGGCGGGTGGTATCGAACCCGCGGCATCCATTGGTGGCATGTTCATGCCCCCGATTATGGGCGCGGGTGGGTTCATCATGGCGGAGATGACCGGCCTGCCGTATTCGCACATCATGCTGGTCGCCATTTTCCCGGCGATCATGTACTTCTTCTCGGTTTTCGTCATGGTTCATTACGAAGCCAAGAAGGACAACGTGGTGGGTGAGCGGTACAAATACTCGGCTATGGAGATTTTCCGCAACGAATGGCTGTACACACTGCCGTTGGTCGGTATCACCATCTTCATGCTGGCCGGATATTCTCCGGGATATTCCGCCATCATCGGGCTGGCTATCTGTGTCGGCCTGTCGTTCAAGGATGGGGACAATGGTATTGATCCCACATTGCTGTGCGTCATGTCGTTCATGGTGCTGTGTCCGTGGCTGGTCAAAATGATTGGATACGTCGGAGGCGAGGAGGCCGTGGCTGCGGTCAAGCCGTTCCTGTCCGGTCGTATCCTGCTTTTGTACGGTTTGATCGCTGCAGCCGCGCTGTTTGCCTATCGCCGTCAGACATTGTCGGGGATGAAGAGTGAAATGAACGAGTTCGTCATTGCCGCGCGCATGGGAACCATCAACTCACTGAAGATCGGCGCCACGGTCGGCGTTATCGGTATCATTATCGGCGTGCTGACCTATTCCGGTCTGGTGCTGACTTTTGCTGATATCGTTATCGAGCTGGCCCATGGGTCATTGGTCGCCACCATCTTGCTCATCGCACTGGCCTCGCTGGTGCTGGGTATGGGCGTGCCGGTCACCGCAGCCTATTTGATCACGGCGGTTGTGGCGGTTCCTGCCTTGACCCACCTTGGTGTCAACGAAGTCGCTGCACACATGATCGTCTATTGGCTGTCGCAGGATTCCAATATCACGCCGCCGGTCTGTATCGCTGCATTCGCCGGGGCGACCATTGCCAAGGCCAATATGTGGAAGACGGCGTTCACCTCGTTCAAGTTCGCCAAGTTCCTGTATCTGGCCCCGTTCCTGTTTGCGTATATTCCGGCATTCTCACTGTCGGCATCCCCAACACAGATAGCGATTTGGTTCTCGATAATCACGGTTTGTGTTTTTGTGTACGCATGGTTCCTCAGTGGAATATGGTTCGCGCCTCTCAGGCGAATGCTTGGGGGTTCTCCTGCATAAATGGAGCGTAACAAAGTAATCGAAGAGGTCCGGTTTGCGCCGGGCCTCTTTTCGCGTCAAAAAGGGCGAAATACGTAAAATTGGTCCAACCTATTGAATTGACTGGACGCTCAACCAATGCGGCGCGCTGCTGGTCGTGTGTGGCCGGAAGGTGTTGCCGTGCAAGGATAAATTGTACTTGAAGAAACTTGAAAAGCCCCGTACCTAAGTAACAAAATCTTGCGGTTCATTTCAGAAAAATATGGAGGCCTGATCATGGCACTGTTCACCAAAGAAGAAGCACTGAAGTATCATTCCGACAAACGCAAAGGGAAGTTGGAAGTCATTTCCATCAAACCGTGCGACAACCAGAAGCACCTTTCCATGGCATACAGCCCCGGTGTTGCCGAAGCGTGTCGCGAAATCGCTGCCGACACCGAAAAGGTGTACGAATACACCAACAAGGGTAACCTGATCGCTGTTGTCTCCAATGGAACCGCTGTCCTCGGTCTGGGCAATATCGGTCCTGAAGCAGGCAAGCCGGTCATGGAAGGCAAGGGTGTCCTGTTCAAGATTTTCTCCGACATCGATGTGTACGACATCAACATCAAGGCAACCACTCCGGACGAGATTGTCTCTTTCTGCAAAATGCTGGAGCCCACCTTTGGCGGCATCAACCTTGAAGACATCAAAGCCCCTGAGTGCTTCGAGATCGAGCAGCGCCTGATCGAAGAGATGAACATTCCTGTTTTCCATGATGACCAGCACGGTACCGCCATTATCTCCGGAGCCGGTATCATCAACGCCCTCGAAATCTCGGGCAA from Pseudodesulfovibrio profundus encodes the following:
- a CDS encoding TAXI family TRAP transporter solute-binding subunit, coding for MKRILILVLALAVVLGMAFTAQAKKRYVFGGGPAGGTFQTVANGIQVYGPIKSNPNFSVKAQSSGGSVENLRTTNAGRVAFSTVYAGEVFLGRNGKMKNDPRKYENVLVVGYLYGAPAQLVVREGSGITSAKDLAGKKVGVGNAGSGAFANCERFFTHLGIWDKIERNAMGYNDAAQAFGNEQLDAFWLLTAFPSGAVIMAAQTNDINLIDLGKDAADSGYFEEYPYFGKLTIPAGTYRGVDKDTPSFFDSALLVANAKVNPDHVYELMSAVWSEEGLKHMVGQKKTFKAMSVADGLKGVNPAATPLHPGAIKFWKEKGVLK
- a CDS encoding TRAP transporter permease: MYEKLSKLEQFLFDFLSVGMVLFYSWSAVFEPAATQYHRGVYVIVTYFLVFMIYQSKGIFRIIDYLLMAASVVTVGYWIMNFEAINYRTGIETEVDQWMAMVGVLIGVELARRVVGNVFVIIGVAMLLFGMYGEQMPELVAHAGATFPELCTSIFYRSDGVFGIMANVLATYIILFVLFGAFLERCGAQRFFIDFPLAAVGHKIGGPAKVSVIASGLFGSISGSAIANTVSTGAFTIPMMKKAGFKPHVAGGIEPAASIGGMFMPPIMGAGGFIMAEMTGLPYSHIMLVAIFPAIMYFFSVFVMVHYEAKKDNVVGERYKYSAMEIFRNEWLYTLPLVGITIFMLAGYSPGYSAIIGLAICVGLSFKDGDNGIDPTLLCVMSFMVLCPWLVKMIGYVGGEEAVAAVKPFLSGRILLLYGLIAAAALFAYRRQTLSGMKSEMNEFVIAARMGTINSLKIGATVGVIGIIIGVLTYSGLVLTFADIVIELAHGSLVATILLIALASLVLGMGVPVTAAYLITAVVAVPALTHLGVNEVAAHMIVYWLSQDSNITPPVCIAAFAGATIAKANMWKTAFTSFKFAKFLYLAPFLFAYIPAFSLSASPTQIAIWFSIITVCVFVYAWFLSGIWFAPLRRMLGGSPA